A window of Natranaeroarchaeum aerophilus contains these coding sequences:
- a CDS encoding ABC transporter permease — protein sequence MSVTSYARANPGRIGVLVGLTVLAGVVVVWQDSGLARLLTLGYLERSLRAATPIALVAIGGLIAEKSGVFNIGVEGFMIFGAVNGLAAAYLVSGNGEVTQLHLWIGLVVAVVISAVLTTLFAILMIRYEADQIVAGLAVWFIGLGFGPFTAILIWDSRNSGTVGRIGNIDLPLLSEIPVLGPVFFDASPFILLTIIVAVAAWVFLYRTRYGYWLQAAGENPEALDTAGIDVNRVRYAAVIFSGTMAGLAGAVLTLGVTGNFIGSGMTVVDGRGWIGIVAYLFGNYNPIGAFLAALLFGAMDMLQIQFQTIGVPLPSSLVDLFPYVVVIVVLTFYGSTRMPSRVGEPYESEK from the coding sequence ATGAGCGTCACCAGCTACGCGAGAGCGAACCCCGGTCGGATCGGCGTACTGGTCGGCCTCACGGTGCTCGCAGGGGTGGTCGTCGTGTGGCAGGATTCGGGACTGGCCCGGCTACTCACGCTCGGGTATCTCGAACGCTCCCTGCGGGCGGCGACGCCGATTGCACTGGTCGCCATCGGCGGACTGATCGCCGAAAAGAGCGGCGTGTTCAACATCGGCGTCGAGGGGTTCATGATCTTCGGCGCGGTCAACGGCCTCGCCGCGGCGTATCTCGTCTCCGGGAACGGTGAGGTCACACAGTTGCATCTCTGGATCGGGCTCGTCGTCGCAGTGGTAATCAGCGCCGTCCTCACGACCCTCTTTGCAATCTTGATGATCCGCTACGAGGCCGACCAGATCGTCGCCGGGCTGGCGGTCTGGTTCATCGGTCTCGGGTTCGGACCGTTTACCGCAATCCTGATCTGGGATAGCCGGAACAGCGGAACCGTGGGTCGGATCGGCAACATCGACCTGCCGCTCCTCTCGGAGATTCCGGTGCTCGGACCCGTCTTCTTCGATGCATCGCCGTTTATCCTGCTGACGATTATCGTCGCCGTCGCGGCGTGGGTGTTTCTCTACCGAACCCGGTACGGCTACTGGCTGCAGGCCGCCGGTGAGAATCCCGAAGCACTCGATACGGCGGGGATCGACGTCAACCGCGTTCGCTACGCCGCGGTGATCTTCTCGGGGACGATGGCGGGACTGGCGGGAGCCGTGTTGACCCTCGGCGTCACGGGCAACTTCATCGGCTCCGGGATGACAGTCGTCGACGGCCGGGGCTGGATCGGTATCGTCGCCTACCTCTTTGGCAACTACAACCCGATCGGGGCGTTCCTCGCCGCACTCCTGTTCGGCGCGATGGATATGCTCCAGATCCAGTTCCAGACGATCGGCGTCCCGCTACCCTCCAGTCTGGTCGATCTGTTCCCCTACGTCGTCGTAATTGTCGTTCTGACGTTCTACGGGTCGACACGGATGCCCTCGCGCGTCGGTGAGCCATACGAGAGCGAAAAGTAG